agaaaatattttcaatATTACTGTGAGATATTGCGAAACAGGCTtgtggatgctgtgtgtgtgcggATGGGTGAGACTAATTTAATtagactgaagacagtcagactgcaaggtttaagtCAAAGGTTTGGGGTAAagcaagtatttttgaagtggaaATGGACAAGCTAAGATGGGATGCAAGTAAATACAACAGGAATAGGGATTTGCATTAGGAGGTAAATGAGGGGTTTAATTCTTAGCTGTTGAATTTCCAGGAGAtaaaaggaagttttacaactggcaaagcgCATAAAGGAATAAAGCAAAATTAAGTTTGTGAAGGAAATATTGAAAGCTGTATGTTGTGAGGGGCCATTTGATCTTGAAGACAGACCCATGGAGGAAGAGGCCTCTGGCAATCCCAGAGAAATGTCtggttgttccagaaagcaaggttttgttacaagccttggatttccattgttgactgagagggagagagaagcttatgaaatacctcccttacagcaacagtgggtgccttgtggtaatattactggatgttttatcgATTAAGAATCTATAcggactgttgcctggaaaagggtgtttatttgagAGTCTAGCTAAGTGGAAATCTTTTGGGGAATGCTATAAGCCTAGATTTAACTGTGTATGTTAAAGTTTTCCTTTAtgtcaataaatgttttaatttaatatttacaactctccaaaagtggtagtggaatctttacttctgacttcagtacacatagCTTCTCATAATACACACAAATTGCAAATCTGTTGTGATAGTCTGGCCGAGTTTCCCTTTGGGAATAGGTCAGCCCGGCAAATACCACCTCCCATGTAATAACAAAATGAACTTTCAAAAGTGGAATTGGGTAACAAGTTGTGGGGCAATAGCAAAGGACCCTGCTGTTCAAAACAGCTGGGATACACTTGAAGGGGAACATGGCCCCCTCCTGCCCTGTGTCAGTCCATGACTGTAATCCTGTGATCGCTGCTCCAAAGCACACCTCCCTGGGCATTCAGCTACTGATCACCACTGAGGGTCTCAAAGTTCAACAGGCCTCCCAGTTTAAAGTCACACAAGAGGGCGACGGTCCACTCAGGGGAAGATGTGCGGGGAGGGGGTTCGGGGACCTTAGCAACGGCTGAAACAATGCACTGTGTAGcgcccactgcaccccccaccccccacccccacaccaaaccTCACCGGAGTGGGGGGCACGTTCCTTACCTTGTCATGGGTGCGGTCGAAGAGCTTCACCTGTGGCCTGGTGACACCCCCACTCTGCGAGTAGCTACAAATCCGAGCGAGTAGGCTCTTCCATTCGGCACAGTAGGTGAGGCTGTCGAAACAGTTCATCGCTTCATCCGACCACTCCTCCCCTGCAAGGCGCAGCACAGGGGCTCGGTCACTTAAAAATAAAGCTGCTCCCCCCCCCACTACCTGCAGTAccgcccacccccccttccccccgcccatcccccccactctgtacatcccccctccccccccacccaaccccctcaacccacccccccacgtAACGGCTGCATtgactccacttgcctggatgggtgcagctcccacaacactctagaagctcgacaccatccgggacaaagcagcccctcttgatcggcaccccatccaccaacattcactccctccaccaccgacgcacagtagcagcagtgtgtaccatctacaagatgcactgcagcaaggctccctcctcaacagcaccttcctaacccacaGCCTCTAGCGCCTCAGTATCACAGGAAAACCCTGGCTGACCTCGCTCCTCTCGAGCCCGTGGCAAACGGAGGTCGATTGCTGCGCTCCAGCCTCTGTACTAGCGCAGGGAAGCTAAAATAGCACAGGGTGAGGTTGGAGGCTaaagaccaccacccccccgcctctCGGGGATGCACTCAGCCCAGCGAGCCAGGGATGCCAGAGGAGGGTGAAGCTATCGAGCGCCTCTGGTGGCTGGAGGGGAGCGTGTTAgtgctggggaggggggatgggccACGTCCCATTTTATCCACCCATCACCATCAGGGAACACTCCCAGGTCAAGGAGCAAAGCTAAACACCCCACGACACTGTTAATACGAGAGTCGCCTGGCCTCAGCTGCAGTTGGGGGGAGGATAAGGAAATGGATTTGAGGTGGACCGGCCTCGTTCTtaatgaatggtgcagcagacttGAGGGGATTTATTGCATAAAATGACCCCGTTAGGACCCTAAGGTAGTGCGGCTGAATTCTGACTCAAGCAACTCGGCTACATCTGGTGAGCCGCTCAGACCCCACTGCCCACTGATCCCCACGCGGTTAGCCCAGCGGCTGGATTCGGAAACTCACCGGCTGGCTGGACTCCATCGAGACTGCACTCCACAGCTTGGAATGGGAGGCTCAAGAAATCACTCCTGCAAGCAGACCAGGGGGAAACCGTTACCAGATTCAAGCGTCTCGTGGAGAACGGGGGCGAGGGAaactggggggtggtggtggttgggggggggctgggggagcTCAGAGTGcacaggctggggtggggggagcatggtGCACAGGATAGTGGGAGGAGCAACAGAGTCAACGTGACTGGTTTCCAGGATAAATCGGACTGTCCTGCAGTGatggcaccccccccccaccccaccacccagtcactctgaggaaggagggaggagataGGGTGGAGGTGACACCCGCACTGACCTCAGGATCTGCAGCTTCCCAATCGGAATCTCGCCGTTGTCTCCATAATCCACGTAGTAGAGGTCGGCATTGCCAGTCTCCAGGAAGCCCACCACGCGCGCCCGGTACCAAGCGTTGTCTCCCTGGAAAGGGGCTGCCACAATGTCACCCAGCTTCGGGGTGAAGACCTCCCCCTGAGTACATTTGGTGAGGATAGGGTTAATCAGATGGTAagggatggcgggggggggggggggggggggggggggggcggaagagagagagagagagagagagagacatgaggaagaacagatGTCCTACAGGCTAaaacgtgacagccaatttgcacacagcaagctcccacaaacagtgatgagATAATAACTCAGGCCgcctctgttttttttttaagtgatgttggttgaggggtaaataccGGCCCCAGGACGAACTCTCCCCCCCAACCTGCGCTTCTTCCAATAATGGCAGTGGGATCttttacccccccccccgcccgagGGGGCAGTCGGGGACTCGGTTTAACGTCCCACGAGGGATGGggcctctccgacagtgcggggctccctcagtactgaggaTTGTGTGCTCTAGGGCGAGGCTCGAAACCACGGCtttgaggcgagagagagagagagggagagagagagaggcagccacCCACCGAGCTGCTGTCACttcaggtgggggggagggggggggggttgtgccaCACAGGCTGTAAAACACTGACGTTACAACAGGCGCAAGGAGAAGGAAAACCTTTCCTGtgctgaccccctccccccacaactcttCTTTAACCACCTGCACTCACCGTCGCACTGAAACCGCTGTAATACCGAGACATCTCGTAGGTCAGGTTGTCGAGTTGGAGGCACCTGGAGCCCAGGATCTGGATCCAGAAGTGACTCGGGTTCTCGGAAGCCGAGATGTAAACTTCCAAATGCTCGTCCGCGAGGAAGCTGAAATCGGGGCTGGGAACTGCAGGcgatggaggtggagatggagggggaggggggggtgtggaaggaaggagagagagagagagagagagagagagagagagagagagagagagtgtgtgtgcaggtttcACAAGGCAGGacgaggagggggggagagaaggtaGAAAGAGCGATTGGTTAGTGaagcagaggcaacatgagggaaaGCTTTTTTGTTTTACACAAGCGTTTAGAGAGTGGAGTGCGATAGGAgggtggatgcagattcaattgGAGCCTCAAAAGAGCATTGATGATAAAAGAAAACACAAAGGAGGACATATTGTAGGAAtgttgtggtggggggtggtgcgtgCAGGGGAGAAAACAAAAAGTGGGACTAACTGGGTTCATCTTcgaaagagccagtgcaggctcaatgggctgaatggcctccttctgtgctgtactattttTTATGGTTGCATAACCCACAAGCTGGCTTCACAGGACGTGTCTACTTCACCCCAGTTGGAGGTGAGGTGATGCCGTTTTAACCCTGTCTAGGGGCGGGGGGGGAGTAAGGGAGACACTAAATCACTGGTTCCTACCCTCGAATTTGGACACCTGGTCTGAGTGGTTTCCGAGCTCACTATCTTTCTCGGaaactgcctcctcctcctgttccacgACGAGGCCGGGGTTCGTCTTGTGGTAGAGCTCGCCCTCACTGGCATCCAGCACCCAGTCTCCACCCTCGCTCGCTGGCGACGCCGCACTCCCCTCTCCTGAGGGAACAGGAGATGGCGGCTCTGTCCGTGTGCCAATGGGCTGCTTGCGCTGCCTCCTCCTGGCAGCCGAGGAGGCCAACTTCTGGCGGAaagcctcctcctctcccaccttTGCCACGATCAGGGCCTGTAAAAGAAAAAAGGCTGattcagcgtgagagagagtgagggagtgagagagagtgagggagtgagagagagagggagggagtgagagagagaaggagggagtgagagagagagggagggagtgagagagagagggagggagtgagagagagagagagggagtgagagagagagagggagtgagagagagagagagggagtgagagagagagagagggagtgagagagagagagagggagtgagagagagagagggagtgagagagagagagagagggagtgagtgagagagagagggagtgagtgagtgagagagggagtgagtgagtgagagagagagagagagagggagtgagagagagagagagagagggagtgagtgagagagagagagagggagtgagtgagtgagtgagagagggagtgagagagagagagagggagtgagagagagagagagggagtgagagagagagagagggagtgagagagagagagagagtgagtgagagagagagagagggagtgagagagagagagagggagtgagagagagagagagggagtgagagagagagagagggagtgagagagagagagaggagNNNNNNNNNNNNNNNNNNNNNNNNNNNNNNNNNNNNNNNNNNNNNNNNNNNNNNNNNNNNNNNNNNNNNNNNNNNNNNNNNNNNNNNNNNNNNNNNNNNNNNNNNNNNNNNNNNNNNNNNNNNNNNNNNNNNNNNNNNNNNNNNNNNNNNNNNNNNNNNNNNNNNNNNNNNNNNNNNNNNNNNNNNNNNNNNNNNNNNNNNNNNNNNNNNNNNNNNNNNNNNNNNNNNNNNNNNNNNNNNNNNNNNNNNNNNNNNNNNNNNNNNNNNNNNNNNNNNNNNNNNNNNNNNNNNNNNNNNNNNNNNNNNNNNNNNNNNNNNNNNNNNNNNNNNNNNNNNNNNNNNNNNNNNNNNNNNNNNNNNNNNNNNNNNNNNNNNNNNNNNNNNNNNNNNNNNNNNNNNNNNNNNNNNNNNNNNNNNNNNNNNNNNNNNNNNNNNNNNNNNNNNNNNNNNNNNNNNNNNNNNNNNNNNNNNNNNNNNNNNNNNNNNNNNNNNNNNNNNNNgacacaccccctacacccctcccccactcccctccccacagacacacccccaacaaccccccccccactcccctccccacagacacaccccctacacccctcccccactcccctccccacagacacaccccctacaccctccccactcccctcccacagacacaccccctacacccctcccccactcccctcctccacagacacaccccctacacccctcccccactcccctccccacagacacaccccctacacccctcccccactcccctccccacagacacaccccctacacccctcccccactcccctccccacagacacaccccctacacccctcccccactcccctccccacagacacaccccctacacccctcccccactcccctccccacagacacaccccctacacccctcccccactcccctccccacagacacaccccctacacccctcccccactcccctccccacagacacaccccctacacccctcccccactcccctccccacagacacaccccctacacccctcccccactcccctccccacagacacaccccctacacccctcccccactcccctcctcccagacacaccccctacacccctcccccactcccctccccacagacacaccccctacacccctcccccactcccctccccacagacacaccccctacacccctcccccactcccctcctcccagacacaccccctacacccctcccccactcccctccccacagacacaccccctacaccccccactcccctcctcccagacacaccccctacaccccccactcccctccccacagacacaccccctacaccccccactcccctccccacagacacaccccctacaccccccactcccctcctcccagacacaccccctacacccccgACTCCCCTCCTCCTAGACACATCCCCTATAACCCCCTTCTCGGCtcccccagccacaccacccagctaagggtgtggggagggggggttgatgCTATTAGCACTGGTTCTGGTTGCCACTACATGACCTGCTCGCTCTGCTGGAGCCGCCACGTTTCGGGTGAGAGCAGCTGCTTGACTGGCCAGTGACGCTCGTCACCGGTGCTTCGATATGAGGCGGACACTCCCTTTTGGACTCGGCCGTGAGGAACTGAGGTAGCAGTGCCTGGTCTGGTCCCCGTGAGGAGTCTCCTTATTCCTGGAGAGAGGCTACAATTGACCAGGGTGAAGAGATTTACCTTGTTTTGATTTCGTCCCACCCatgctgcaccccccccccccatccacaccacccgatctcccctctcccccacccacacacccccactccccctccggAAGGAGAGCCGATGCCCCCATCTTACCTGGACAGAGTAATTGGACTTGAGGCCCTCGAGCAGCCAGCGGACAGATGGCTGTGGGACCCCTGAGACGTTGCAGCGCACTGTCAGGTTCtcgccttccttcactgtcgtgtTCTCCAGGTCTATAGTGGGGTCGGCGAAATCTGCAAGGCACGTGAAAGGTCATGGCCAAGGTCATGGGAGAGACCATGCCAAAGGTCAGGGGAAAGACCGTGGCAAAGGTCATGGGAAAGGTTGTGGCCAAGGTCATGGGAGAGACCATGCCAAAGGTCAGGGGAAAGACCGTGGCAAAGGTCATGGGAAAGGTTGTGGCAAAGGTCATGGGAAAGGTTGTGGCAAAGGTCATGGGAGAGACCATGCCAAAGGTCAGGGGAAAGACCGTGGCAAAGGTCATGGGAAAGGTTGTGGCAAAGGTCATGGGAGAGACCATGCCAAAGGTCAGGGGAAAGACCGTGGCAAAGGTCACAGGAAAGGTCACAGAAATGGTCGAGGAAAAGGTCACAGGAAAGGTCGTGGTAAAGGTAACGAGAAATGTTTGTGGTAACTTGTTGCAGAAAAGGTCATTaatcatacaacacagaaggaggccattcagcccatcttgcctgtgccttctctttgaaagatctatccaattagtcccacttagtagccccccccacccaacccccacactcttaCCCCCAtctccctgcaaatgtttccccttccagtatttatccgatttcccccccctttttgaaagtttcta
The genomic region above belongs to Carcharodon carcharias isolate sCarCar2 chromosome 36, sCarCar2.pri, whole genome shotgun sequence and contains:
- the LOC121272877 gene encoding tudor and KH domain-containing protein-like encodes the protein MINDLFCNKLPQTFLVTFTTTFPVTFSSTISVTFPVTFATVFPLTFGMVSPMTFATTFPMTFATVFPLTFGMVSPMTFATTFPMTFATTFPMTFATVFPLTFGMVSPMTLATTFPMTFATVFPLTFDFADPTIDLENTTVKEGENLTVRCNVSGVPQPSVRWLLEGLKSNYSVQALIVAKVGEEEAFRQKLASSAARRRQRKQPIGTRTEPPSPVPSGEGSAASPASEGGDWVLDASEGELYHKTNPGLVVEQEEEAVSEKDSELGNHSDQVSKFEVPSPDFSFLADEHLEVYISASENPSHFWIQILGSRCLQLDNLTYEMSRYYSGFSATGEVFTPKLGDIVAAPFQGDNAWYRARVVGFLETGNADLYYVDYGDNGEIPIGKLQILRSDFLSLPFQAVECSLDGVQPAGEEWSDEAMNCFDSLTYCAEWKSLLARICSYSQSGGVTRPQVKLFDRTHDKNLDIGEELIRLGHAVRCYQTVGAAAGDCLETAGKSTTTSLQTLLNDVAGGLDGRLLSELCTRSGEEQFSTCWQTHSGV